A region from the Haloarcula limicola genome encodes:
- a CDS encoding NAD(P)-dependent alcohol dehydrogenase, whose amino-acid sequence MRTAVLAEPTHFELEERPRPSPGPDDVLVAIRDVGICGSDIHYYEHGRIGDYVVDYPLVLGHESAGEVVEAGENVTGLEPGDRVALEPGVPCRRCAHCKRGDYHLCEDVRFMATPPHDGAFAEYVAWPADFAYELPESVSTVEGALCEPLSVGIHACRRGNVGTGDTVLVTGAGPIGLLAMEAARAAGATDIVVSDVVGEKLDFAAERGADLTVDVTETDLETAIDEYTGGIGADVVVEASGADPSIQSTVDAVRRGGTVVLVGLADEATVPFDVLEVIDNEIDVHGSFRYKNTYDAAVDLLADDAVDVEGIVDFESPLDDVEAAFQRAMEPTAIKGMITLDS is encoded by the coding sequence ATGCGCACCGCAGTACTGGCCGAACCCACTCACTTCGAACTGGAAGAGCGCCCGCGACCGTCGCCCGGCCCCGACGACGTCCTCGTCGCCATCCGGGACGTGGGCATCTGTGGCTCGGACATCCACTACTACGAACACGGCCGTATCGGCGACTACGTCGTCGACTACCCGCTCGTCCTCGGCCACGAGAGCGCGGGCGAAGTCGTCGAGGCCGGTGAGAACGTCACCGGGCTCGAACCCGGCGACCGCGTCGCGCTGGAGCCCGGCGTCCCCTGCCGTCGCTGCGCCCACTGCAAGCGCGGCGACTACCACCTCTGTGAAGACGTGCGGTTCATGGCGACGCCGCCCCACGACGGCGCGTTCGCGGAGTACGTCGCCTGGCCTGCCGACTTCGCCTACGAACTGCCCGAGAGCGTCTCCACCGTCGAGGGGGCGCTCTGTGAACCCCTCTCGGTCGGTATCCACGCGTGTCGTCGGGGGAACGTCGGGACCGGCGACACCGTCCTCGTCACCGGGGCCGGCCCCATCGGCCTGCTGGCGATGGAGGCCGCCCGCGCCGCGGGTGCGACCGATATCGTCGTCTCGGACGTCGTCGGGGAGAAACTCGACTTCGCCGCCGAGCGCGGGGCCGACTTGACCGTCGATGTGACCGAAACGGACCTCGAGACCGCGATCGACGAGTACACCGGCGGGATCGGCGCGGACGTCGTTGTCGAGGCGTCCGGTGCCGACCCGTCCATCCAGTCGACGGTGGACGCCGTCCGCCGCGGCGGCACCGTCGTCCTCGTCGGACTGGCCGACGAGGCCACCGTCCCGTTCGACGTGCTGGAGGTCATCGACAACGAGATCGACGTCCACGGCTCCTTTCGCTACAAGAACACCTACGACGCGGCCGTCGACCTCCTCGCCGACGACGCCGTGGACGTCGAGGGCATCGTCGACTTCGAGTCCCCGCTCGACGACGTCGAGGCGGCGTTCCAGCGGGCGATGGAACCGACGGCGATCAAGGGGATGATCACGCTCGACTCGTGA
- a CDS encoding DUF7537 family lipoprotein, producing the protein MNHVRLATLFVGVMVLLAGCTGGDPVSEGGATDADGSASDDGASDGAGDGSAAESGLDVTESERLLADAGSFTAEWSFAVTESDGTESAVTSTYLVDLEKNRSVERLSTVGPDSRMDFETFYADGTTYTRYGDGEEEFYQVVDGADDTFESALARGSFGYESVEDAEFVGQETFDGVTVDRYEYTDPHLWRQYGASAFGSDENVTVTDFTVVVLVDGDGLARKTQWTLTGETDDGEPVSAKWHYALTGVGATTVDDPEWLDAARSRQSERDSARIELPARAP; encoded by the coding sequence ATGAATCACGTTCGATTGGCGACGCTGTTCGTGGGAGTGATGGTGCTGCTGGCCGGCTGTACCGGCGGCGATCCCGTCTCCGAGGGCGGCGCGACGGACGCCGACGGGTCGGCGAGCGACGACGGCGCGAGCGACGGCGCGGGCGACGGCTCGGCCGCCGAAAGCGGGCTCGACGTGACCGAGTCCGAACGGCTCCTCGCCGATGCGGGGAGTTTCACCGCCGAGTGGTCCTTCGCCGTGACCGAAAGCGACGGGACCGAGTCCGCGGTCACCAGCACGTACCTCGTGGACCTCGAGAAGAACCGCTCGGTGGAGCGGCTCAGCACGGTCGGTCCCGACTCCCGGATGGACTTCGAGACGTTCTACGCCGACGGGACGACCTACACGCGCTACGGCGACGGCGAGGAGGAGTTCTATCAGGTAGTCGACGGGGCCGACGACACGTTCGAGTCGGCGCTGGCCCGCGGCTCCTTCGGCTACGAGTCGGTCGAGGACGCGGAGTTCGTCGGGCAGGAGACGTTCGACGGTGTCACCGTCGACCGCTACGAGTACACCGATCCGCACTTGTGGCGACAGTACGGCGCGAGCGCGTTCGGCAGCGACGAGAACGTCACGGTGACCGACTTCACTGTCGTCGTCCTCGTCGACGGGGACGGGCTGGCGCGCAAGACCCAGTGGACGCTCACCGGCGAGACTGACGACGGCGAGCCGGTCTCCGCGAAGTGGCACTACGCGCTGACCGGCGTCGGCGCGACGACCGTCGACGACCCCGAGTGGCTGGACGCGGCTCGCTCCCGGCAGTCAGAGCGGGATTCAGCACGTATCGAACTGCCGGCGCGCGCTCCCTAG
- a CDS encoding DUF4112 domain-containing protein — protein sequence MENEIDVSGTNADDGTGETNSEEAAGQEIPVETEADSEDASGDVTVETDGNGQATAREEAALQRVESVSNLLDDAIPVPGTDFRIGLDPILSVVPVAGDIIAGAFSLYPIVEAVRLDVPRNTLAKMLLLVAVDIAGGSVPVLGTVFDAFWKANEWNHGILEDHVHQS from the coding sequence ATGGAAAACGAGATCGACGTCTCCGGGACGAACGCGGACGACGGGACCGGCGAGACGAACAGCGAGGAGGCGGCGGGGCAAGAGATCCCCGTCGAGACGGAAGCAGACAGCGAGGACGCATCGGGAGACGTGACCGTCGAGACCGACGGAAACGGGCAGGCGACGGCCCGCGAGGAGGCCGCCCTCCAGCGGGTCGAGTCGGTGAGTAACCTGCTCGACGACGCGATCCCGGTGCCGGGGACCGACTTCCGTATCGGGCTCGACCCGATCCTCAGCGTCGTCCCGGTCGCCGGTGACATCATCGCGGGGGCCTTCTCGCTGTATCCCATCGTGGAGGCAGTCCGCCTCGACGTTCCGCGGAACACGCTGGCGAAGATGCTCCTCCTGGTCGCCGTCGACATCGCGGGCGGTTCGGTCCCCGTCCTGGGGACGGTGTTCGACGCCTTCTGGAAGGCCAACGAGTGGAACCACGGGATACTCGAAGACCACGTTCACCAGAGCTAA
- a CDS encoding carbohydrate ABC transporter permease: MATQDSSPVDSSQRLDKDTREKLVTAVRHTILLTWSFVVLFPLYWLVSMSLKPPGQANSLPPDWIFLPTVYNYIQLVQQGDFLAAFANSLFMVSASVILVLLIGVPAAYVLSRYDIPMERDVLVWILSSRMLPPIAVVIPFFVIFQSLNLFDTRIGMILMYVSINLSLVVWVMKAFFDGIPETLEEAARVDGATQFQGFRKVVLPAAKPGIFSVAIISFIFAWIELLFGLVLTSFKAVPVTLFVYSFIGSRSIEWSMLAAASTAMIVPIVVFLIAVNKYLAAGLSFGVVIKE; encoded by the coding sequence ATGGCGACCCAAGACAGCAGTCCCGTCGACTCCTCGCAGCGACTCGATAAGGACACGCGGGAGAAACTCGTCACGGCGGTCCGCCACACTATCCTCCTGACGTGGTCGTTCGTGGTGTTGTTCCCGCTGTACTGGCTGGTCTCGATGTCGCTGAAGCCGCCGGGGCAGGCCAACTCGCTGCCGCCGGACTGGATCTTCCTGCCGACCGTCTACAACTACATCCAGCTCGTCCAGCAGGGCGATTTCCTCGCAGCGTTCGCTAACAGCCTCTTCATGGTGAGCGCGTCGGTGATACTCGTCTTGCTCATCGGCGTGCCCGCGGCGTACGTCCTCTCGCGGTACGATATTCCGATGGAGCGGGACGTCCTCGTCTGGATCCTTTCCTCGCGGATGCTCCCGCCCATCGCGGTGGTCATCCCGTTCTTCGTGATCTTCCAGTCGCTCAATCTCTTCGACACGCGAATCGGGATGATCCTGATGTACGTCAGTATCAACCTCTCGCTGGTCGTCTGGGTGATGAAGGCGTTCTTCGACGGCATCCCCGAGACCTTAGAGGAGGCCGCCCGCGTCGACGGTGCGACCCAGTTCCAGGGCTTCCGGAAAGTCGTCCTGCCAGCGGCCAAGCCCGGCATCTTCTCGGTGGCCATCATCAGCTTCATCTTCGCGTGGATCGAGTTGCTGTTCGGATTAGTGCTGACGAGCTTCAAGGCCGTGCCGGTGACGCTGTTCGTCTACTCGTTCATCGGCTCGCGCTCCATCGAGTGGTCGATGCTCGCGGCGGCCTCGACGGCGATGATCGTCCCCATCGTGGTCTTCCTGATCGCGGTCAACAAGTACCTCGCTGCCGGTCTCAGCTTCGGCGTGGTGATCAAAGAATGA
- a CDS encoding class II aldolase/adducin family protein, translating into MTSRDLAHYETRNAICEYGRSLLEDDLTTGTGGNLSARLDDDLVAISPSGVPYDDVTPADVPVVKTDGTVVEGEVEPSTELPMHLAVYESRPDVGGVVHTHSPYATTFASLGEPIPASHYLISFTGTEVPVAEYRTHATAELGEAAVESLGEEFNATLLRNHGVLTADESLSDAYTVALMVEYCARIHHQAKAIGDPEILPDDEIDRLSDKLDAYGQ; encoded by the coding sequence ATGACCTCACGAGACCTAGCACACTACGAGACGAGAAACGCCATCTGTGAATACGGCCGCAGCCTGCTCGAAGACGACCTGACGACCGGGACCGGCGGCAACCTGAGCGCCCGCCTCGACGACGACCTCGTCGCCATCAGCCCCTCGGGCGTCCCCTACGACGACGTGACGCCGGCGGACGTGCCGGTCGTGAAGACCGACGGCACGGTCGTCGAGGGCGAGGTCGAGCCCTCGACGGAACTGCCGATGCACCTGGCCGTCTACGAGTCCCGCCCCGACGTGGGCGGCGTCGTCCACACGCACTCGCCCTACGCGACCACGTTCGCCTCGCTCGGCGAGCCGATCCCGGCCTCGCACTACCTCATCTCCTTTACGGGAACCGAGGTACCGGTCGCCGAGTACCGGACCCACGCGACGGCCGAACTCGGCGAGGCGGCCGTCGAGTCGCTTGGCGAGGAGTTCAACGCGACGCTGCTTCGCAACCACGGCGTCCTGACCGCCGACGAGTCGCTTTCTGACGCCTACACCGTCGCCCTGATGGTCGAGTACTGCGCGCGCATCCACCACCAGGCGAAGGCCATCGGCGACCCCGAGATCCTCCCGGACGACGAGATCGACCGCCTGAGCGACAAGCTCGACGCCTACGGGCAGTGA
- a CDS encoding PRC-barrel domain containing protein, whose amino-acid sequence MATLSDDDEGKDVVTAGGEKIGIVKEVDRGTAYVDPNAGLTDELKSVLGWGDRDEDTYPIKADAVAETTDDELHLDRGR is encoded by the coding sequence ATGGCAACACTATCCGACGACGACGAGGGCAAAGACGTCGTCACGGCCGGCGGCGAGAAGATCGGCATCGTCAAAGAGGTCGACCGCGGGACGGCCTACGTCGACCCCAACGCCGGACTGACCGACGAGCTGAAGTCGGTGCTCGGCTGGGGAGACCGCGACGAGGACACGTATCCCATCAAGGCCGACGCGGTGGCCGAGACGACCGACGACGAGCTGCATCTCGACCGCGGCCGGTAG
- a CDS encoding helix-turn-helix domain-containing protein, which translates to MREFIFTIDYERGLDPLMDVFIDNPATHSRTIACNVTSNGMWRLERIAGTEEALERLDDVFDGPVQCTECIGTRDCDTEWHYEVIAEEAGSRTVYSYRSEAGDCHSIPRLAIEHVGQGVLVETERRGSRCEWRLLLCDDEGVDDLFGALEAELRPGLTVEFRQLGDPSYWTDEAVTLAELPPEQQAAVEAAVEHGYYRTPRDTSLSDLAETLDVSRSTLQYRLQRAEAWIVRSFVTRSMGPVEADESVAEGSRLRVSRSRV; encoded by the coding sequence ATGCGAGAGTTCATCTTCACCATCGACTACGAGCGGGGGCTGGACCCGCTGATGGACGTGTTCATCGACAACCCGGCGACGCACTCCCGGACCATCGCCTGCAACGTCACCAGCAACGGGATGTGGCGGCTCGAACGCATCGCGGGCACCGAGGAGGCCCTCGAACGCTTAGACGACGTCTTCGACGGGCCGGTCCAGTGCACGGAGTGCATCGGGACGCGCGACTGCGACACCGAGTGGCACTACGAGGTCATCGCCGAAGAAGCGGGCAGTCGCACCGTCTACAGCTATCGGTCGGAGGCCGGCGACTGCCACTCCATCCCCCGACTCGCCATCGAACACGTCGGTCAGGGCGTCCTCGTCGAGACGGAGCGGCGGGGCAGTCGCTGCGAGTGGCGGCTGCTGCTCTGTGACGACGAGGGCGTCGACGACCTCTTCGGGGCGCTCGAGGCCGAACTCCGGCCCGGGCTCACCGTCGAGTTCCGGCAGCTCGGTGACCCCTCCTACTGGACCGACGAGGCGGTGACGCTCGCGGAGCTCCCCCCGGAGCAGCAAGCCGCCGTCGAGGCGGCCGTCGAACACGGCTACTACCGCACCCCGCGGGACACGTCCCTCTCGGACCTCGCCGAGACGCTGGACGTCTCGCGCTCGACCCTGCAGTACCGCCTGCAGCGCGCCGAGGCGTGGATCGTCCGCTCGTTCGTCACCCGGTCGATGGGTCCTGTCGAGGCCGACGAGTCGGTGGCCGAAGGCTCCCGGCTTCGCGTCAGCCGTTCCCGCGTGTGA
- a CDS encoding rhamnulokinase, with protein MKHVAIDVGASGGTVYLGEVTSETFDVTEVDRFENGPVETDGRYAWDLSALRERMVEGLEAAAEAGGAFETVGVDTWGLDFGLLADGEVLRDPTSYRDPESTAAREELFEAVSKRRLFEETGITNWNTPNTLWQLYTIAQREPELLDRADRLLMMPQLLSTLLGGEEAGEVTVASTAQMVDPARRAWATDLLDDLSLPTGPLPTLAEPGQRLGPVTDEVAADLPSTPELVTPASHDTASAVAGLPLSDGSAFLNTGSWFILGVEREEPVRTDAAFERGVSNELGADGTVRLLKNVDGFFILEACRDAWREADESVDYDDLLAAARDAPARTALVDPDAESFSIDDPMPDQIRAYCRRTDQPIPEGRGGIVRCLLDSLVAKTALAFDEIAAVVEDPPERINLGGGGVRNDLFCQLLADATDRPVTAGPVEATAVGNVLTQAVAAGTLPDVATGRRLVESSFETATYEPTGEDWAETKERVAALPTD; from the coding sequence ATGAAACACGTCGCCATCGACGTCGGCGCGAGCGGCGGAACCGTCTACCTCGGGGAAGTGACGTCCGAGACGTTCGACGTGACCGAAGTCGACCGGTTCGAGAACGGGCCGGTCGAGACGGACGGCCGCTACGCGTGGGACCTCTCGGCGCTCCGCGAGCGGATGGTCGAGGGCCTCGAAGCGGCGGCCGAAGCGGGCGGCGCGTTCGAGACCGTCGGCGTCGACACGTGGGGCCTCGACTTCGGCCTCCTCGCCGACGGCGAGGTGCTCCGGGACCCGACCTCCTATCGGGACCCCGAGTCGACGGCCGCCCGCGAGGAACTGTTCGAAGCCGTTTCCAAGCGGCGGCTCTTCGAGGAGACGGGCATCACGAACTGGAACACGCCGAACACGCTCTGGCAGCTCTACACGATTGCCCAGCGCGAACCGGAGCTACTCGACCGGGCCGACCGCCTGCTGATGATGCCCCAACTGCTCTCGACGCTGTTGGGGGGCGAGGAGGCCGGCGAGGTGACCGTCGCCTCGACCGCGCAGATGGTCGACCCCGCGCGGCGCGCGTGGGCGACCGACCTGCTCGACGACCTGTCGCTACCGACCGGCCCGCTGCCGACGCTCGCCGAACCCGGACAGCGGCTCGGTCCCGTCACCGACGAGGTGGCGGCTGACCTCCCCTCGACGCCCGAACTCGTCACGCCGGCGAGCCACGACACGGCGTCGGCCGTCGCGGGGCTGCCCCTCTCTGACGGCTCCGCGTTCCTGAACACGGGGTCGTGGTTCATCCTCGGCGTCGAGCGCGAGGAGCCGGTTCGGACCGATGCCGCCTTCGAGCGCGGCGTCTCGAACGAACTGGGCGCGGACGGCACCGTCCGCCTCCTGAAGAACGTGGACGGCTTCTTCATCCTCGAAGCGTGCCGCGACGCGTGGCGCGAGGCGGACGAGTCGGTCGACTACGACGACCTGCTCGCGGCCGCTCGCGACGCGCCGGCGCGGACGGCGCTCGTCGACCCCGACGCCGAGTCGTTCAGCATCGACGACCCGATGCCCGACCAGATCCGCGCGTACTGCCGCCGGACCGACCAGCCGATTCCCGAGGGGCGCGGCGGCATCGTCCGCTGTCTCCTCGACAGCCTGGTGGCGAAGACGGCGCTGGCCTTCGACGAGATCGCGGCCGTCGTCGAGGACCCGCCCGAGCGCATCAACCTCGGCGGCGGCGGCGTCAGGAACGACCTGTTCTGTCAGTTGCTCGCCGACGCCACCGATCGCCCGGTGACGGCCGGCCCGGTCGAGGCGACCGCCGTCGGCAACGTCCTGACGCAGGCCGTCGCGGCCGGGACGCTCCCGGACGTGGCGACCGGCCGCCGGCTCGTCGAATCGTCGTTCGAGACGGCGACCTACGAACCGACGGGCGAGGACTGGGCGGAGACGAAAGAACGAGTCGCGGCGTTGCCGACCGACTGA
- a CDS encoding ABC transporter ATP-binding protein, whose amino-acid sequence MASITIDDVTKEFGEGAESVVAVDDVSLDIADGEFVVFVGPSGSGKSTLMRIVAGLETQTEGDVEIGDAIVNQLGPRARDIAMVFQNYALYPNMTVEENMSFGLKMSTDMSDDAIEESVTSTAEMMDIGALLDNKPGELSGGQQQRVALGRAIVRDPNVFLMDEPLSNLDAKLRAEMRTEINRLQNDLGVTTLYVTHDQTEAMTMGDRLVVLNYGELQQVGTPLECFYRPENQFVAGFLGSPSMNFFEGSLDGGTLRADGFDYDLTERMQSSVGDRNDLVLGVRPEDLTLHDEPTGGHEFEAVVDVVEPMGSISYVYLQPRQQDHEDTFIAETDGQRPISEGSEVYVEIPDTDVHLFDAKTGETVHQRKLDAEAELALEDGMQTVSSSSD is encoded by the coding sequence ATGGCCAGTATCACGATAGACGACGTAACGAAGGAGTTCGGAGAGGGAGCCGAGTCGGTCGTCGCGGTCGACGACGTCTCGCTGGACATCGCGGACGGCGAGTTCGTCGTCTTCGTCGGTCCGTCAGGTAGTGGAAAGTCGACGCTGATGCGGATCGTCGCCGGGTTGGAGACACAGACCGAGGGCGACGTCGAGATCGGCGATGCGATCGTCAACCAACTCGGGCCGCGTGCGCGAGACATCGCGATGGTGTTCCAGAACTACGCGCTGTACCCCAACATGACCGTCGAGGAGAACATGTCGTTCGGACTCAAGATGTCCACGGACATGTCCGATGACGCCATCGAGGAGAGCGTCACGTCCACCGCCGAGATGATGGACATCGGGGCGCTGCTGGACAACAAACCCGGGGAACTCTCCGGCGGCCAGCAGCAACGCGTCGCGCTGGGCCGGGCCATCGTCCGAGACCCGAACGTCTTCCTCATGGACGAGCCGCTATCGAACCTGGACGCGAAACTGCGCGCGGAGATGCGCACGGAGATCAACCGGCTCCAGAACGACCTCGGAGTCACGACGCTGTACGTCACCCACGACCAGACCGAGGCGATGACGATGGGCGACCGGCTGGTCGTGCTCAACTACGGCGAGCTCCAGCAGGTCGGCACGCCCCTGGAGTGTTTCTACCGGCCGGAAAACCAGTTCGTCGCCGGCTTCCTCGGCTCGCCCTCGATGAACTTCTTCGAGGGGAGCCTCGACGGCGGGACGCTGCGGGCGGACGGCTTCGACTACGACCTGACCGAGCGCATGCAGTCTTCGGTCGGGGACCGGAACGACCTCGTCCTGGGCGTCCGCCCGGAGGACCTCACGCTCCACGACGAACCGACGGGGGGCCACGAGTTCGAGGCGGTCGTCGACGTGGTCGAACCGATGGGCAGCATCTCCTACGTCTACCTGCAACCGAGACAGCAGGACCACGAGGACACGTTCATCGCGGAGACTGACGGCCAGCGGCCGATCAGCGAGGGGTCGGAAGTCTACGTCGAGATCCCGGACACCGACGTCCACCTCTTCGACGCCAAGACCGGCGAGACCGTCCACCAGCGAAAACTGGACGCCGAGGCGGAACTCGCCCTCGAAGACGGAATGCAGACCGTCAGCAGCTCCTCGGACTGA
- a CDS encoding transcription initiation factor IIB, protein MTTLTTYDADERDSTVQEEETERGEHACPDCGGNLTQDGTRGETVCADCGLVVDEDAIDHGPEWRAFDSAERDQKSRVGAPTTKLMHDEGLSTNIGWQNKDANGNSLSSRQREKMQRLRTWNERFRTRDHSERNLKQALGEIDRMGSALGVPESARETAGVVYRRALDEGLLPGRSIEGIATASLYAAIRQTNLPQTIDDMVVVSRVDEQEFTRAYRYINRELALEIGPPDPANYLTKFASKVDASDELAMQARDLIETGKDENVHSGKSPVGLAAAAIYAAGLLVDEELTQETVSEATDVSTVTIRDRYRELLEASTGGDAVETNAPSGPGASA, encoded by the coding sequence ATGACCACACTCACCACCTACGACGCCGACGAACGCGACAGCACCGTCCAGGAGGAGGAGACGGAGCGCGGCGAGCACGCCTGCCCGGACTGCGGCGGCAACCTCACGCAGGACGGCACACGCGGCGAGACGGTGTGTGCCGACTGTGGGCTGGTCGTCGACGAGGACGCCATCGACCACGGGCCGGAGTGGCGCGCGTTCGACTCCGCGGAGCGCGACCAGAAGTCCCGCGTCGGCGCGCCGACGACGAAGCTGATGCACGACGAGGGGCTCTCGACCAACATCGGCTGGCAGAACAAGGACGCCAACGGCAACTCCCTCTCGTCGCGCCAGCGCGAGAAGATGCAGCGCCTTCGCACCTGGAACGAGCGCTTCCGCACCCGCGACCACAGCGAGCGCAACCTCAAGCAGGCGCTGGGCGAGATCGACCGCATGGGGAGCGCGCTCGGCGTCCCCGAGAGCGCCCGCGAGACGGCCGGCGTCGTCTACCGCCGCGCCTTGGACGAGGGCCTGCTGCCGGGTCGCTCCATCGAGGGCATCGCCACGGCGTCGTTGTACGCGGCCATCCGGCAGACGAACCTCCCCCAGACCATCGACGACATGGTGGTCGTCAGCCGCGTCGACGAACAGGAGTTCACCCGCGCCTACCGCTACATCAACCGCGAACTCGCTCTCGAAATCGGCCCGCCCGACCCCGCGAACTACCTCACCAAGTTCGCCTCGAAGGTCGACGCCAGCGACGAACTGGCGATGCAGGCCCGCGACCTCATCGAGACGGGCAAGGACGAGAACGTCCACAGCGGGAAGAGCCCCGTCGGCCTGGCCGCGGCCGCCATCTACGCCGCCGGCCTGCTCGTCGACGAGGAACTCACCCAGGAGACGGTCAGCGAGGCCACCGACGTGAGCACGGTCACCATCCGCGACCGCTACCGGGAGCTGCTCGAAGCGTCCACCGGCGGCGACGCCGTCGAGACGAACGCGCCGTCCGGGCCGGGCGCGAGCGCCTGA
- a CDS encoding SDR family NAD(P)-dependent oxidoreductase encodes MSALERFSLDGETAIVTGAAQGLGKEMADALAEMGADVAIADVNLEKAERTASELDGETEVIAVEVDVTDESSVESMVEDVTDRLGPIDVLVNNAGIVENSPVEETPIESWRRVVAVNLDGVFLCAKHVGRQMLERGEGRIVNISSMSGFDVNVPQKQASYNTTKAGVRMLTQSLAVEWGDRGVRVNAIAPGYMRTDLVDEVLAENPDMEETWLENTPLGRLGQPEELRDLVVYLASDASAYMTGTTVNIDGGYTAR; translated from the coding sequence ATGAGCGCACTCGAACGCTTCTCCCTCGACGGAGAGACGGCTATCGTCACCGGGGCCGCGCAGGGTCTCGGCAAGGAGATGGCGGACGCCCTCGCGGAGATGGGGGCCGACGTCGCCATCGCGGACGTGAACTTAGAGAAGGCCGAACGAACCGCGTCCGAGCTCGACGGCGAGACCGAGGTCATCGCCGTCGAAGTCGACGTGACCGACGAATCGTCGGTCGAATCGATGGTCGAGGACGTGACCGACCGCCTCGGCCCCATCGACGTGCTGGTCAACAACGCGGGCATCGTCGAGAACTCGCCGGTCGAAGAGACGCCGATCGAATCCTGGCGGCGCGTCGTCGCGGTCAACTTAGACGGCGTCTTCCTCTGTGCGAAACACGTCGGCCGGCAGATGCTCGAACGCGGCGAGGGCCGCATCGTCAACATCTCCTCGATGTCGGGCTTCGACGTCAACGTCCCCCAGAAGCAGGCCAGCTACAACACGACGAAGGCGGGCGTCAGGATGCTGACCCAGTCGCTGGCTGTCGAGTGGGGCGACCGCGGCGTCCGGGTCAACGCCATCGCGCCGGGATACATGCGCACCGATCTCGTCGACGAGGTGCTCGCGGAGAACCCCGACATGGAGGAGACGTGGCTCGAAAACACGCCGCTCGGCCGCCTCGGCCAGCCGGAGGAACTGCGCGATCTGGTCGTCTATCTCGCGTCGGACGCCTCCGCGTACATGACCGGAACGACGGTCAACATCGACGGCGGTTACACGGCGCGGTAG
- the dgoD gene encoding galactonate dehydratase — protein MQITDYELFAVPPRWLLLKLETDEGVVGWGEPIVQGRLETVRAAVTELVEGYLLGMDPLRTEYHWRKLYQSGYFRGGPILMSALAGIDHALWDIKGRHYGAPVHDLLGGHVRDRMMVYQWVGGDDPGDVAKSAKRDRERGYRAFKLNYPQEFRPLETPMAVDRAVDRIGALRDAIGRDAFLGIDFHGRVSKPMAPELVRRLEPYNLMFVDQPLSPEHGDGFESIATRTTIPISTGERHYSRYDFKRLLVEDAVSIIQPDVTHVGGISEMRRIVSMAEAFDVSVVPHCPLGPVAFAASLQVCFCSQNALVQEQDLELHDPESSQRLALLDDPAVFGFDDGYVDRPTGPGLGIEIDEESLRKQAQTQVNWNNPVWHHEDGSIAEW, from the coding sequence ATGCAAATCACCGACTACGAACTGTTCGCCGTGCCGCCCCGGTGGTTGCTACTGAAGTTGGAGACCGACGAGGGCGTCGTGGGCTGGGGGGAGCCCATCGTGCAGGGGCGACTGGAGACGGTTCGGGCGGCCGTCACCGAACTCGTCGAGGGCTATCTCTTGGGTATGGACCCGCTCCGGACGGAGTACCACTGGCGGAAGCTCTACCAGTCGGGGTACTTCCGCGGCGGGCCGATACTGATGAGCGCGCTCGCCGGCATCGACCACGCGCTGTGGGACATCAAGGGCCGGCACTACGGCGCGCCGGTCCACGACCTCCTGGGCGGACACGTCCGCGACCGAATGATGGTCTATCAGTGGGTCGGCGGCGACGACCCCGGCGACGTAGCTAAATCCGCGAAGCGGGACCGCGAGAGGGGCTACCGCGCGTTCAAGCTCAACTATCCCCAGGAGTTCCGCCCGCTGGAGACGCCGATGGCCGTCGACCGCGCGGTCGACCGGATCGGCGCGCTCCGGGACGCCATCGGCCGCGACGCGTTCCTCGGCATCGACTTCCACGGCCGCGTCTCGAAGCCGATGGCCCCCGAGCTCGTCAGGCGGCTCGAACCCTACAACCTGATGTTCGTCGACCAGCCGCTCTCGCCGGAACACGGCGACGGGTTCGAGAGCATCGCTACCCGCACCACCATCCCCATCTCGACGGGCGAGCGCCACTACTCCCGGTACGACTTCAAGCGACTGCTGGTCGAGGACGCCGTCTCCATCATCCAACCGGACGTCACGCACGTCGGCGGCATCAGCGAGATGCGCCGCATCGTCTCGATGGCCGAGGCCTTCGACGTGTCGGTCGTCCCCCACTGCCCGCTGGGCCCCGTCGCCTTCGCCGCCAGTCTGCAGGTCTGTTTCTGCTCGCAGAACGCCCTCGTCCAGGAACAGGACCTCGAACTCCACGACCCCGAGTCCAGCCAGCGACTGGCGCTGCTCGACGACCCCGCGGTGTTCGGCTTCGACGACGGCTACGTCGATCGGCCGACCGGCCCGGGACTGGGCATCGAGATCGACGAGGAGTCGCTCCGCAAGCAGGCCCAGACGCAGGTCAACTGGAACAACCCGGTCTGGCACCACGAGGACGGCAGCATCGCCGAGTGGTGA